The Schistocerca americana isolate TAMUIC-IGC-003095 chromosome 8, iqSchAmer2.1, whole genome shotgun sequence genome contains the following window.
CATCAAACAATGAAAACGAGGTAACTTTTTCTTACaaaattaataatttctttaaCATATACACTATCTGAAAACTATAACACCTTACCAATTACAACCACCTTAAAATAAGACAAAAAGGTAACATATGAAATAGTGATCCAAGGAAAACCCTTAGGTATCAATACAACACAGCCAGTTTACTTGATAGTCAATATTTTGTGTTGTCATGTTAGTACAGTGAGAGCTGTGACTCCTGACATGATGGCAACTTCTGCGGAATCTGAGTAGAAAGGTTATCAAAAGCTGTTCATACAAATCAGCAAATaagaagtatctctcttttgctttTTAAATGTTCTCAATAAAGAAAAATCATTAAGTTGTTATTTTGGAAGCATatggaacaaatacagttttcaaatGTGCACACCACAATGAACTTTATCCCCACTGGTACCTTATACATCAACTGATTTTGCTTTTCAGTTCTATCTGGATATGAATTACAAACCTTTGaaaagtttctttttgttttgatgacttttgcaactgtcattACAGAAATGTGGTAGAGTGGAACTACAAATGTTTTTCCTTATTCTTTCAGCAACTGTGGCGACTGTCTCAGGATTGAAGTGCTACAAATGCACTATACGTCCACCGAGTCAATACAGCAATGAGACTGAGCGTTTGTGTTCTGGATTTGATGGGTCAGAGAAATATCAGGTTGATTGCCCACACTCAACATTCTGCATGAAGAAGATCTTTGAGCTATCATTACAAAAGGGTCGTAAGTATTTCTGCTTCAACTAAGTTCCGGAACCTCTAAGTCCCAGCTGAAATGAAACTATGAGATGACATACCATTACCCCCTTCATGCCCCTGAAGAAGAAAAAAAGCACTAAAGCACACCAATAATAACTTTCAAACTGCATTTTGGCACTGAATATTTTGCCTTCAATGAGCAGTCTGACTTCTCAATCATTCTTTGCAAATAAGTATTGTAAAATCACAATATTCTGAACCTATTAAAATCACAGCTTTTAGTAATTCCACaacaattacaaaatatttggatcAACGGACCACAACCATCATGTGAACCTAAATGCACACACAAGCATATGTAAATGTATGCATTTCCGCTTTGCAATTCACAGCTCAAGATACCTAATATCTATTACAATTGGCTATATTCACCAATCAATTATTGAAAACATGTGGTACGAAAGTCAATAAACCTATGTGTGCTAATTACATTAACTTAATAATCCCCAACTGTTTATTTGTGTGATACctacatatatttatgattatttTCAATTTCAACTTGACATTTACCAATTCAACAACAGGATGTGTGTTACTCTCGTCTTATACTCCTTGGAAAGGTGATTCATGGTATTTAATTTCAGCGACTATGAAAACTGACACAAAACAAACTATTACACCGTTTGATATCTATTTCAAGAATCTACCACAAATATTCCATGTTTATAACACATAAACAATGGTCATTTGATCAGGTATGAAGAGTTTTACTTTCTTAATAATTGTAATGGCAGAAACAATTACATTATGTCACAGTTCTGTTTCTAATTTTTTGTCACTGGAAGAGAAGAACTTTATCTCATGATGCCCAACACATTATTTTGACAAGAATCAATCATAACAATGAAAAATTAAGGGGTTTATGTTGCTCGACAAAGTAAAAAGGCTTTCATTATTCACACTCATTCAGCAGCTTATCTATGCAAAGTGTGGGTCTTAAATGTGTTGTGTTGTAAGTGTGACTGTATACTGTAGAATGTAAATAAGTATTGGAGTAAAACTAACGAATCACTGTATAGTAGATGTGTTGAGTTGGgaacaggcacataaacaagaccgaaaactccccccccccccaccccccacccccaccacctacATTGTACCAGCTGAATACAATGTGTCTGGAGTGTGTAGTTGTGCAGCTTGATTCGGGCGACGGGACACGTTGGGGGGCGGAGCGGGCGACGGGACACGTTGGGGGGCGGAGCGGGCGACGGGACACGTTGGGGGGCGGAGCGGGCGACGGGACACGTTGGGGGGCGGAGCGGGCGACGGGACACGTTGGGGGGCGGAGCGGGCGACGGGACACGTTGGGGGGCGGAGCGGGCGACGGGACACGTTGGGGGGCGGGGTGGGCGACGGGACACgttggggggcggggcgggcgacGGGACACGTTGGGGGGCGGAGCGGGCGACGGGTTATGTCAGATGGAGTGGGTGGCAGAACATTTTCCTACATAAGTGACTTATCATTTGGTGCCGTCCCCCAACTCCCACCACCCTTCTCTCTCATACATTTTCACCCTCATCAGTTTTCACTATCAACTGTGTATACGTACCATCTACGAATGTTGCGCTTGGGCATCTCTGTTGGCCCTCTTAGCTTCGTGCCGCAAGTGGCAGCTTGTGTTGCTTTAACCATGAACTGGTTCTGGAGGTGGAGAGCATGAGGCAGGGTTGGGGAAGCGTGGCTGATGGCTGGGAGGCAGGCAACAGTAGCTCACGACAGAAATGTGACACGAGCACCAGCAGTGGTAAGTTTGCACAGCTAATGATGCTGATGAAATGTGGAGTGGACTGGGAGAGGGTGACATGGCAGAAAGCTAGTACAGTTTTCAGTCTTATTAAtgtgcctgtcaatgactcaaTGTCTCTACTCTACTGTGAGCTGTTACCTTTACTCAACTGTATGTACATAACTTGCAGTtgtcgttgatgatgatgatgatgacgaagacgacgaTGATGATAGAGGAGGGACAAGATAAAACTTGGTGTCAGCATCCAGCCTACGCCTCTAAAACACCATGAACATGGTTACTGAAATTaatatatcaaacttcctggcagattaaaactgtgtgcccgaccgagactcgatactggcagaagtaaagctgtgaggaccggccgtgagtcgcgtttcggtagctcagatggtagagcacttgcccgcgaaaggcaaaggtcctaagttcgagtctcggttgggcacacagttttaatctgccaggaagtttcatatcagcgcacactccggtgcagagtgaaaatctcattctggattaatatACCAGTCTGATGGAACACTTAAAGTGTCATATGCCATAACAAAAACACTGTGCCAATTTCTTGGATCAAATTCCCAATCTCTCTGCAAGCTGTACAGATCAGAAACTAAGCCACTGGTGGTTACTCACGTCATGCAATATCACACAAGTTACATCGTATGATATTGCCCACACAGGTAGGTTGAAATAGTAATGTGAATATTCACTGTAAATCATCTAGATGGTTCCTAAATAGCATCCAATGGAAAATTTTGAACCTTTGTATACTTCAAAAGTAACAAGCAAGCAGACATTCTTTAATGGTTTATACAAACTACTTCAAACACTACAGACTAAACTGTCTTCCATTGTAAGAGCAGTACAACAGCTCTTAACACACATGTCCTAATTTTATTCAATAACTAATTTGAATATAACAGCAAAAATCAAGAGAGAAAGAATGTTAAAGACTGgaagaagaaaacatgaaaaattcAGAGAATTGTTTTATATAACGAAAAGTATGACAATTAAATGTGTTAACTATGGTTAAGTTAAATAGCTGACTGGATTAATTCTGTCTTGGGAAAGAACATTTAATGATCACAAACTGTGTGGATTGCCAAGGAAAGATAGTTATAATGCCAAGACAGAGCTGGCTAGAAAAACAGTGCTAAAATTCCACAATCCTACACATACACTACAAACTATTGTGTCAATTATAGCATCAAATGTACATTACAAAGATTTTGCTAGTATGGAAGTGTTGACTATACAGGAATACTACGCTCCATTAGAGAACGAAGAGAAAAATTGATGGAAAGCACAAAACAACAGATTCACAGAAGTTTTTAGGTGTTGGGCAAAGCtaacaatatgaatataaatgtaAATCACAATCAGTTGAGCAGAAagtgtgagagtgagtgtgtgtgtgtgtgtgtgtgtgtgtgtgtgtgtgagagagagagagagagagagagagagagagagagagagagagagagagagaaaatagaatagaatagaatagatgTACCTTTTTGACATTCTTCAGTTACtattatattttgtcactgcaaTAATGACAAATAGCTCATAGTTCTCAACACTTCCTAATTCTGCACTGCTTCACTGTTTTATAACTATCATTCCTCTTAATGCTTCCACTTCTTGGTTCAATTTAATACCTCACAATCATCTCTGTGCCAAAATTTACACGTGTCATTTTTCCAGATACTGTACATGTGGAACTGAAGGACTGTGCTGCTCAACGCTACATATACCAAACTCTGCTGGAAGATCAGTGGGTTACACAAGATGTTGTGATTGATGCGGCCTATGAAGAAGGCTGCCATGATGCCGAAAGTGAGGGCCTTCGAACTGCAGCAACCACCTACTGCTACTGTAGGGGGAACCTTTGCAATTCGGCAAAGCCTACACATGAACCATCACATCACCACACAGATGCTATGGCAGTCATATTTGTTTTCAATGCAATGAAATATATCCGCAGCCTCCGGTAGCAAAGTCTACATATATCAATGAACTAATGTTTTCAGCACTTGGCCTGGTAATGGTTCAGCATGTGAGGATCACAGGATCTACTGTTGTCGGAAGTTCAGTGCTTTTCTAAATAGAAGTAATGGAATGGCATGGCTAAATCATGTTTCACTGAAAGTATTTCCTTTTCTTCATGTCCATAAGATTTTAAGACTTGATAATTAGTAAGAAAAAAAGACACATGAAGTGCCTTTATCATTTAACTGTTGTATTTAAGTTCCACAGTATTTTACAAATCAACAGCTTTCATCAGCTGATCATTCACATGCAATTAAAACAAAACATAGCAGAAGTGACTGGCATATGCAAGTATCATTGACATCACCATCAGTATTCAAAATTACAACATTCATAATAGCTTTTTGCCTTGTTGCTAGCTGATATTTTATGCAGTTTATAGATAACAGTTACCATAAACCATGCCATCCGAGACCAACAAACAACCCATGCACATGGccaaaaaaaataatttattgaaagactacagtatttaacaaataaatttctatGCATTGGGAAAATACAGCTGTTTAGCACACGTTCCTCTATCATGCACCTCGCAATTTGTATCGCAAAAACCACTGAAGTGTTATTACATGGTACACCAAATAAAAGTAGCCATaatgaatatttttgtgaaaaactAGTCACATTAACTATGAAAATGAGGAGCTGCATATCTGTCTCTCTGAATAATGGACTAGATACTGGTAAAAAAAAGAACACTGATGGAACTACATCTTTTACTGATGTaagaaatgattttttaaaaattgtacaaatatttattttaataaagtatgcTTTAATGTTAGCTTCTCTTCTAGTTTTATTTAGGATCTCACAAATCATAAATTACAATTGAATAATATTTTGTGTCTGATAGTAACCCGAGTACATCATCTACGAAAGACTTGAGGGAGAAATGAAGGGATGCAGGCAAACAGGATAAGATCATTACATAGAACTGCGAAACAAATGTGAAGTAAAGAACAGGGGTAGAGGGACGATAGAAGGATAAGAAATTAAATTAGCATCCCTGAAAGTAAGATGGGTGTAAGGATTAGAGAAAGCAGACcgaagaaaataaaatatataaagatgtaaaaaaattaaatgataaatATGAAACGAAGAGGGCAATTATGTGAGGTAGCTCTGAAAATGTCAAAAATCTTCCATACAATGAGAATTCAcctcccccacaaaaaaaaaaatccaatatcCACTCATTCTGTATAATATCATAGTGCACTCCTGTCTCCAACCTGTAGCCAGAGAGTAACTGAACTGTATGACACATCCCATCTTCCCACTAATGATTTAATGTTTTAGTGACATATCTCAACTCAATCAACGAAATAAGCTGCGAAAGGAGCCCCATCATCTACAAATTCCACTGTCATCCACATACAGTATTTTGACTGAGCATGTCCACCAACCACTTGCTCCCTCAAACAAGTGCTGTATGGttataagtctcccctgaccagtggttctgggtgactttcccaaaatctaccccttttcctagacctctccagtccttttcctttgccCTTCATCCTTCTCCCTTCCCTTTCAGCCCTTCATCCTTCTcccttccccttcagcccttctcCCTGAAGAagtagccactggctccaaaaccttGCCAATGGCAATagtctttgtgtgtttgtgtgtgtgtgtgtgtgtgtgtgtgtgttttcttccgcagcttggtgagtagatttttaatcGATCCAATTAAATAACTATACCAATTCTGAAACCTTCGAAGGATTCAGTATCTGCCGACTCCTACAGACCCATAGCACTCTCTTCATGCATTGTGAAAAACCTTGGAACAATTAATTAAAAATCGTCTTGAATGGTGGCTTGAAACTAATAATATACTACCAGATTGTTTTCGGAAACATCGCTTTACGTTAGATAATCTGACTACTCGCTATGGACATACAAACTGCATTTGAGAAAAAAACAGAATGCTGCATCGAGGTCTGTTGACACTGAAGGGCAAAGAATGATTGGGATAGGATTGCCATAAAATTTTGTTTACGTATGAGCAAATTTTTTGTTAGGAGATCCCTCTTTTTACATgtaaaaaatgaaactgcagggcaaagGTATGCCACTGCTGGCCTTAAAAAGGGATTGATATTATTCCCTACTCTGTTTAATGTTTACAAAGCAGACATGGCAACCATGAAGCCAAAAGCTATTCGAGTATTACAAATGCTGCTGATATATGCATATTTATACTTTCGATACCAACTTAAAAAAAAGTAGAATAATGAGTACAGTAACATTTCAGTTACATACCTGTTGGCATCTAAAGGCTTACAGCTCTCAGTCATCAGGGACTAACTCACTTAAGATTAAACAACCAATTTTTCCTGGTGAAGAGTCAAACTAAATTCCTAGGGATGATGATGAATTCACACCTACCACAGTGGGGCACATTGCATACGTCATAGAGAAGATCCAGCATTGTCTCAATGTGATGTGCACAGTTACAAGAATATC
Protein-coding sequences here:
- the LOC124544679 gene encoding uncharacterized protein LOC124544679, which gives rise to MSPCLLLVLLCAATVATVSGLKCYKCTIRPPSQYSNETERLCSGFDGSEKYQVDCPHSTFCMKKIFELSLQKGHTVHVELKDCAAQRYIYQTLLEDQWVTQDVVIDAAYEEGCHDAESEGLRTAATTYCYCRGNLCNSAKPTHEPSHHHTDAMAVIFVFNAMKYIRSLR